Proteins encoded within one genomic window of Xiphophorus maculatus strain JP 163 A chromosome 11, X_maculatus-5.0-male, whole genome shotgun sequence:
- the ppm1f gene encoding protein phosphatase 1F yields the protein MEEEEAQCFLKKLVEEFPAALKEDAPLPVSSLSRRVSLEELQGESLELGQRLLAARGAPSGLRILLCQEAVAQLLKDDLSPFHCPQEAQANLEDEEKVVLLQSEAVQRLFLNHLIGVALRWNQELPSSFPPPSFQCSVYAIKNTRRKMEDKHVALAEFNQLFGIQDGVERAYYAVFDGHGGVDAAVYAATHLHVALSKQETLQSNTGMAFKTAFNNTDDMFRRKAKRERLRSGSTGVAVLIHGQQLTVAWLGDSQAMLVRKGQVVTLMEPHKPEREDEKQRIEDLGGCITFMGCWRVNGTYAVSRAIGDFDQKPYVSGDADSSTIQLSGDEDYVLLACDGFFDAVKPSEVPDLVAEALRGADDSETGGSLPPEHAEDRVGHRVAERLVGDAKAAGSSDNITVMVVFLRPPGQLLANT from the exons atggaggaagaggaggcccAGTGCTTCCTGAAGAAGCTTGTGGAGGAATTCCCTGCTGCTCTGAAAGAAGACGCTCCTCTGCCGGTCAGCTCCCTGAGTCGGAGAGTCtcactggaggagctgcaagGAGAGAGCCTGGAGCTGGGCCAGAGGCTGCTGGCTGCTCG GGGAGCTCCCTCAGGCCTCAGGATCCTCCTTTGCCAAGAAGCGGTCGCCCAGCTTCTGAAGGACGACCTGTCGCCATTTCACTGTCCACAGGAAGCTCAAGCAAACCTGGAAGATGAGGAAAAAGTTGTCT TACTCCAGTCGGAAGCAGTCCAGCGGCTCTTCCTGAACCATCTGATAGGTGTAGCGCTCAGATGGAACCAGGAGCTCCCctcctccttccctcctccCAGCTTTCAGTGTTCTGTTTATGCCATCAAGAACACAAGGAGGAAGATGGAGGACAAGCATGTGGCGCTGGCTGAATTCAACCAGCTCTTCGGCATTCAG GATGGAGTGGAGCGGGCCTACTACGCTGTGTTCGACGGTCATGGGGGAGTGGATGCTGCCGTTTATGCTGCCACTCACCTCCATGTTGCTCTGAGCAAACAGGAGACGCTGCAGAGTAACACCGGCATGGCTTTTAAAACTGCCTTCAACAACACAGACGACATGTTCAGACGCAAAGCCAAGAGAGAG CGTCTGCGGAGTGGGAGCACAGGAGTGGCCGTTCTGATTCACGGTCAGCAGTTGACTGTGGCGTGGCTCGGAGACTCTCAGGCAATGTTGGTTAGAAAGGGACAGGTTGTTACACTCATGGAGCCCCACAAACCAGAGAGAGAG GATGAAAAACAGAGAATAGAAGATCTTGGGGGTTGTATCACCTTCATGGGTTGCTGGCGAGTTAATGGCACCTACGCTGTCTCCAGAGCCATTG GCGACTTCGACCAGAAGCCGTATGTGTCTGGGGACGCTGATTCTTCAACCATCCAGCTGTCGGGGGACGAGGATTATGTGCTGCTAGCGTGTGATGGCTTCTTTGATGCCGTCAAACCTTCCGAGGTCCCAGATCTGGTTGCTGAGGCGCTCCGGGGTGCTGATGACTCTGAAACTGGAGGGAGTCTTCCACCAGAACACGCTGAAGACAGAGTGGGACACAGAGTTGCTGAGAGATTGGTAGGTGATGCCAAGGCGGCAGGGTCCAGCGATAACATCACAGTGATGGTGGTGTTCCTGCGTCCGCCTGGCCAGCTGCTGGCTAACACATAA